The sequence GAGCCACGTACCCGCCAGAATGATGGCGACGCGGATTCCCTGCTCGCCGACACCCGACACGGCGATCGGCATCATGTCCCCTTTGGATTGGAAGACCCCCTTGTACACCGCAAGCAGAGGCATGACCAGCAAAATATAGGCACCCGCACGCAGCAGCGGCGCCAGGGCGGCATCCCCCATCATCCGTGCGATCGTTTGAGCACCGGTCAGCAGCCCTGCGAACGCGAGTATGCTCAGTACACTCAGATAGACGAACGATAAATTGATGATCGCCCGCCGTTCACCGGGATGTTCCGTACCCGCCAGCAGCTTGGAAATGGAAACCGCCGCACCGTACGTCGTCCAGATCACGAAGATCCCGGTGATCGGGTACACTTGCTGATAAATGTAGAACCCTTTGTCCCCGACCAAGTTCTGGAAGGGGACACGGTACACGGCCCCGAGCAGTTTGACAATCAAGGCGGAGACCGTCAGCATTGACGCGCCTTTCATAAATGTTTTCATATTCCAATCGCCTGCTGCCATGCTGAGTCCTCTTTCGTTTTGTGGATGGTGTCCATTATACCACTGCCCGCTTGAAACGACAGCTTCCCGGGGGCACGCACAAAAAAACCTGCACGTCCTGAAGGGTTCAGGCGGTGCAGGCAGATTACTGTTCCATCTGTTTGGCTAAAAACAAGGCGGCCGTTTCGGCAGTCTTCTGTTCGGCTTCCCCGACAAAGTGGACTTTCGACAATAAATAGATTGCGCCGATGGTATCACCGTTCACAACAATCGGAGTGACACAGTAGGATTTCACATGCTCGGTCTGTCCCGGCACCCATTCCACGGTCTTCTCCATTTTTTCCGTCACCATCGCCCGCTGCTTCAGCAGCTCTTCAGCGTCGGCAGACACCTGCCGATTCAAATAGTCCTTCTTCGGAAGACCGGCCACCGCGATGATTTCATCCCGGTCACTGATAAGTGCCGGCGTGCCCAATGTCTGATAAAGTGTTTCTGCATATTCCGCTGCAAACTGGCCGAGTTCGGAAATCGGGGAATACTTTTTCAGGATGACTTCGCCGTCCCGATCCGTAAAAATTTCAAGAGGGTCCCCTTCCCGGATCCGGAGCGTTCGCCGGATTTCTTTCGGGATGACCACCCTTCCCAAGTCATCGATCCTGCGGACAATACCGGTTGCCTTCATGCATGATGCCTCACTTTCTAATTGAAATCCGCTTTACGGACTCAGTATGCTTCATGCATGGGCATTTTATGCAGGGACGGGACTATCCGGCATCCACTTCGGCAGTTTCTTTCTCGGCTGTCCGCAGCAGCTGTATGATCTTTTCAAGCACATCGAACTCCGTCTGTTTACCGAGTTTCCGGTCATCGATCGTGATGACCAGCCGGCCGTCATCCATCGTGAAGCCGACAGCACGGCCATAGGCCATCGTTTTCGAGACGAGTTTCGCACCGTCCGTCTTCGCGGTCCCTTCAGCGGAGAACCGGATTTCGATGACGGACTGCTGTTTTTTGATGGAGGCAACGCCCGCTTCTTTCCCCCACGCTTTCAGGCGGCCTACGCGAAGCAGCAGTTCCGCTTCGAACGGCAGATCGCCGAACCGGTCGGTCATCTCGTCCCACAGTTCGTTGAAATCCTGCTCACCCTCAATCGCTTTCACGCGTTTATACATCTGGATCTTCTGGTAGCCGTCCTTGATGTACGTATCCGGCAGATAGGCATTGATCGGCAGGGAGATCTCCAGGTCAGGCCGGTCTTCTTTCGAGATGCCGGTCTGTTTCTCCTCCACGGCTTCCTGCAACATCTGGGAATAGAGATCGAACCCGACCGAATCGATGAATCCGTGCTGTTGGGATCCGAGCAGATTCCCGGCTCCCCGGATGGACAGGTCACGCATTGCAATTTTGAATCCGGAGCCGAGTTCCGTGAATTCCTTGATGGCCTGCAGACGGTTCTCCGCCACTTCCGTCAGCACTTTGTCGCGCTGATACAGGAAATAGGCATAGGCAACCCGGTTCGACCGTCCGACACGGCCTCGCAGCTGATACAGCTGGGACAGGCCCATGCGGTCGGCGTCATGGACGAGCAGCGTATTGACGTTCGGGATATCGATTCCTGTCTCGATGATCGTCGTGGTCACGAGGACATCATACTCCCCTTCGAGGAAGCTGAGGATGATCTCTTCCAGCGCCGCTTCCCCCATCTGTCCGTGTGCGAATCCGACACGGGCTTCCGGCACCAGCTGACGGATCTCATCAACCTTTTTCGTCATATCCTCCACCCGGTTATACAAGTAGAACACTTGTCCGCCGCGGGACATCTCCCTCTCAATTGCCTCGCGCACCAGCGCCAGGTTATCCTCCATGACATAGGTCTGGACAGGGAACCGGTTAGCTGGCGGTGTTTCGATGATCGACAGGTCGCGTACACCGATCATCGACATATGCAGCGTTCTCGGAATCGGCGTCGCGGTGAGTGTCAGTACATCGACATTCGTCTTCAGCTGTTTCAGCTTTTCTTTGTGTGTGACGCCGAACCGCTGTTCCTCGTCGACGATCAGCAGGCCGAGGTCCTGATAGGCAACGTCCTTCGACAGCAGGCGGTGTGTGCCCACGACGATATCGACCGTGCCGTTCTTCAGTCCTTTCTTGGTCTCTGTCTGCTGTTTTTTCGACCGGAACCGGTTGAGCAGGGAGACCTCGATCGGGAAGTCGGCGAACCGCGACTTCATCGTCTCGTAATGCTGCTGGGCGAGAATTGTCGTCGGCACGAGGAATGCGACCTGCTTGCCGTCCGATACAGCTTTGAATGCAGCACGGATGGCCACTTCCGTCTTGCCATACCCGACGTCCCCGCAGAGCAGCCGGTCCATCGGCCGTTCCTTCTCCATGTCCTGCTTCACTTCGACAATGGACCGGAGCTGATCGTCCGTCTCTTCATAAGGGAATGCATTTTCGAAGGACCGCTGCAGGTCATCGTCTTTCGAGAAGGCGAACCCTTTCTGGGCTTCCCTCTCCGCATACAGCTTGATGAGGTCATCGGCGATGTCTTTCACGGCTGCTGACACTTTCGTCTTCGTCTTCTTCCATTCCGCCCCGCCGAGCTTGTGGAGCTTCGGCTCTTTGTCACCGGATGCGACATACTTCTGTACGAGGTCGATCTGATCGGCCGGCACGAACAGCTTATCTTCGCCGCGGTAGCGGATATCGAGATAGTCCTTGCTGACACCGCCGACATCCAAGGTCACGACACCATAATACTTACCGATGCCGTGCTGGACGTGCACGATATAATCGCCGGGTTTGATTTCCGAATAGTTTTTGATGCGTTCCGCGTTCGAGATTTTCTGCGGACGGGCTTTCCGCCTCGGTTTCCCTTTGAACAGTTCACCGTCCGTGATGACAGCGAGATGCTGCAGCGGCAGCTCGAACCCGGCATGGAGACTGCCGTCGATGACTGTGATCATGCCGGCTTCCGCAGCAGCCGCGTTCCCGGTTGCCTGAATATCATAATCGGCCAGGATGGACCGGACTTTTTCGACCCGGTCGCGCCCTTCTGCGACAACGAATACATTGAAGCCGCCATGCTGCCAGCGCTCCGTCTCCGCTTTCAGCAGGTTCATCTGTCCGTGGAACTCCTGCATCGGCTTGCAGGAATAGGACAGCACTTCCTTCACCGTAATTCCCGGGAGGGTCCGTGTAAACAGGGACGTATACAGCTTTTGGGCAGTGAGCGCGGCATGCACTTCAGCAAACGGCACAGACAGCACCGCGTCATGTACGATCTTTCCTTCTTCCAGCAACGACAGGCGCCATTCCTCTTCGTCTTTCTCAAGCATGGCCGCGCCTTCCTGGACCCGGTTGATTTCATCGAAAACGACAAGCGCATCATCCGGCAAGTAGGTGTTGAGGGTCGTGACCTGGTCCCCCGCGAAGCCGGCGTACTTCACCATGCTTTCCGGCTGGACGCCAGCTCTCATCAGTTCGATATCCCCGGAGATCGTCTCCAGCAGATTCTCTTTGACTGTCTCGTCTTTGACTTTTTTCAGGCTCTTGGCAAGTGCCGCTTCCAGCTTGTCTGCGATTATCAGCAGATCCCCGGCAGACCAGGAGAATTCGGATGCCGGCTGCAGGCTGACGTCTGTCAGTTTGCCCGTGGAACGCTGGTCTTCGGCCGAGAATGTCCTGATTGAATCCACATCGGTGTCGAACAGCTCAATCCGGATCGGATCGTCCGCCGTCAGCGGATAGATATCCAGGATTCCGCCCCGTAAAGCGAATTCCCCGGGAGCGGTGACCATGTCTTTCCGGGCATACCCCATGCCGGTCAGCCGATTCAGCCAGCTGTCCATATTGATACTGTCTCCGACAGATACGGAAAGGGTGCCCGCGGCGAACCGGCCCTTTGTCGGGATCAGTTTCTTCAATCCGGCGACAGGCGTGATGTAGATGCCTTGTCCTTTGGATGCCAGATGGCTGAGCGTGTCGATCCGTCCTGCACGCAGTTCGAAGCTTGCGAATGCAAAGTCCGCCGCTATCAGTTCCTCTGCCGGATACAGATGGACACACTCCTCCCCCAGCTGTTTGACGAGATCGTCATATGTACGCTGTGCCTGCAGCATGTTCGGCGAAACGATGACCACCGGGCGGCCGATCTCCTGCTGGAGCGTCTGGAAGAACAGCGTCTTTGCGCCTCCTGTCAGACCTGTCAGCAGCTGCCGGTCCTGGCCTTTCGCCAATTTGTCCGCCAATTGCCCGATCTTTGCTGACTTCCGGTAATAGTTTACTAATGAGTCCATTCGGATCCGTCCTTTCTCCGTGAAATGCATAAGCACAAAAAGCTTTGCGCGCCTGCAGCAGGCGCCAAAGCCAGGCTTCTCACTGAAGCCACTTTTCAACTGTATAGTACTCGGGGAACATGCTCAGCGAGTCTTCGCACTGTTCGCAGATACAGCGGATTTCGAAGGATCCCCGGCCGTGCTCGGACAGGAACCCGTCATCCGATTTCTGCAGTTCAGCGATCGTTTCCTTCACGGACGCAAATGGCACGGAGCCGATCTCCGTCCGGCAATGCCCGCAGCGGTAGGTGACCATCCGCATCGCCGCCTTTCAAATGTACATGCTGTACAAGTATAGGCAGCACAGACAGCGCTTATGCCTGCGGGTCAGTTATAGTCGTTCATCACTTCAAGGAACGGTCTGCCCAGCCAGTCGCGGCAGGCAGCGGCGCTGCGTTCGACGGCCTCACGGATGAGCGGCTGTTCCTCCTCGGAAAAAGGACCCAGTACATAATCCGCTACCGCCATGCGGCCGTCCGGACGGCCGATGCCGATCCTGACCCGGTTGAACACGTCGGTCCCCAAGTGGGCAATAAGGGATTTCACGCCGTTATGCCCGCCAGCCCCGCCTTTCGCCCGCAGCCGCAGTTTGCCGGGCGTAAGATCGAGATCATCATAGATGACGGCGATGTCCTCATCGTCCGCTTCGAAGTAATCCATCAGCGGCCGCACGCATTCGCCGGACAAGTTCATATAGGTGAGCGGTTTCACGAGCATCACTTTTTCACCGCCGGCCCGGACGGTCGTATAGAGACCGTTGAATTTCGTCTGGAAGGCGGGTGCATCCAGCTGTTCCGCCAGCAGATCGATCGCTTGAAAACCGACATTGTGACGGGTCATTTCATATTGTTTACCCGGATTTCCGAGTCCGATGATCATTTTCATAGGAACGCTCTCTTTCTATGGGGAATGTATCGTAAAACGTAAAAACAAGCGCACGGCGTGCCGTGCGCTCTTTGTATTATTCGCTGTCTTTGTCTATTTCGTTGACGACTTCCGGTTCAGCTGTGCCGCCGGACTCTTCGTCAAGTGCGTCAAGCTCTTCCTCAGTACGCGGTGCAGAGACGAGAACGATCGTTTCGTCGTCTTCGTTCTGGATTTCGTACTTGGTCCCTTCACGCAGGTCGGATACTTGGATCGTATCTCCGATGTCCAGTTTTGACACGTCGACTTCGATGCTCTCCGGGATGTCCGAAGGTTTTGCTTTGACTTTCAGTTCCCAAAGCGGCTGCTGGACGACGCCGCCCGCTTTCTCACCCGGTGATGTGCCTGTGAGGTGGATCGTCACGTCGACCTCAAGCTCTTCCGACATGTTGATGGCGAGAAAGTCTGCGTGCTCGACTTTGCCTGTCAGGACATCCGCCTGGTAATCGCCGAGCATGACGTC comes from Sporosarcina trichiuri and encodes:
- a CDS encoding 50S ribosomal protein L25/general stress protein Ctc, which translates into the protein MSTALQSEKRETAPQSALRELRQEGKVPSVVYGFRTESTPITVEERDLIKTVQEHGRNGAFKLSVDGNDIDVMLGDYQADVLTGKVEHADFLAINMSEELEVDVTIHLTGTSPGEKAGGVVQQPLWELKVKAKPSDIPESIEVDVSKLDIGDTIQVSDLREGTKYEIQNEDDETIVLVSAPRTEEELDALDEESGGTAEPEVVNEIDKDSE
- the pth gene encoding aminoacyl-tRNA hydrolase, coding for MKMIIGLGNPGKQYEMTRHNVGFQAIDLLAEQLDAPAFQTKFNGLYTTVRAGGEKVMLVKPLTYMNLSGECVRPLMDYFEADDEDIAVIYDDLDLTPGKLRLRAKGGAGGHNGVKSLIAHLGTDVFNRVRIGIGRPDGRMAVADYVLGPFSEEEQPLIREAVERSAAACRDWLGRPFLEVMNDYN
- a CDS encoding anti-sigma-F factor Fin; translation: MVTYRCGHCRTEIGSVPFASVKETIAELQKSDDGFLSEHGRGSFEIRCICEQCEDSLSMFPEYYTVEKWLQ
- the mfd gene encoding transcription-repair coupling factor, yielding MDSLVNYYRKSAKIGQLADKLAKGQDRQLLTGLTGGAKTLFFQTLQQEIGRPVVIVSPNMLQAQRTYDDLVKQLGEECVHLYPAEELIAADFAFASFELRAGRIDTLSHLASKGQGIYITPVAGLKKLIPTKGRFAAGTLSVSVGDSINMDSWLNRLTGMGYARKDMVTAPGEFALRGGILDIYPLTADDPIRIELFDTDVDSIRTFSAEDQRSTGKLTDVSLQPASEFSWSAGDLLIIADKLEAALAKSLKKVKDETVKENLLETISGDIELMRAGVQPESMVKYAGFAGDQVTTLNTYLPDDALVVFDEINRVQEGAAMLEKDEEEWRLSLLEEGKIVHDAVLSVPFAEVHAALTAQKLYTSLFTRTLPGITVKEVLSYSCKPMQEFHGQMNLLKAETERWQHGGFNVFVVAEGRDRVEKVRSILADYDIQATGNAAAAEAGMITVIDGSLHAGFELPLQHLAVITDGELFKGKPRRKARPQKISNAERIKNYSEIKPGDYIVHVQHGIGKYYGVVTLDVGGVSKDYLDIRYRGEDKLFVPADQIDLVQKYVASGDKEPKLHKLGGAEWKKTKTKVSAAVKDIADDLIKLYAEREAQKGFAFSKDDDLQRSFENAFPYEETDDQLRSIVEVKQDMEKERPMDRLLCGDVGYGKTEVAIRAAFKAVSDGKQVAFLVPTTILAQQHYETMKSRFADFPIEVSLLNRFRSKKQQTETKKGLKNGTVDIVVGTHRLLSKDVAYQDLGLLIVDEEQRFGVTHKEKLKQLKTNVDVLTLTATPIPRTLHMSMIGVRDLSIIETPPANRFPVQTYVMEDNLALVREAIEREMSRGGQVFYLYNRVEDMTKKVDEIRQLVPEARVGFAHGQMGEAALEEIILSFLEGEYDVLVTTTIIETGIDIPNVNTLLVHDADRMGLSQLYQLRGRVGRSNRVAYAYFLYQRDKVLTEVAENRLQAIKEFTELGSGFKIAMRDLSIRGAGNLLGSQQHGFIDSVGFDLYSQMLQEAVEEKQTGISKEDRPDLEISLPINAYLPDTYIKDGYQKIQMYKRVKAIEGEQDFNELWDEMTDRFGDLPFEAELLLRVGRLKAWGKEAGVASIKKQQSVIEIRFSAEGTAKTDGAKLVSKTMAYGRAVGFTMDDGRLVITIDDRKLGKQTEFDVLEKIIQLLRTAEKETAEVDAG
- the spoVT gene encoding stage V sporulation protein T; translation: MKATGIVRRIDDLGRVVIPKEIRRTLRIREGDPLEIFTDRDGEVILKKYSPISELGQFAAEYAETLYQTLGTPALISDRDEIIAVAGLPKKDYLNRQVSADAEELLKQRAMVTEKMEKTVEWVPGQTEHVKSYCVTPIVVNGDTIGAIYLLSKVHFVGEAEQKTAETAALFLAKQMEQ